Proteins from a single region of Akkermansiaceae bacterium:
- the floA gene encoding flotillin-like protein FloA (flotillin-like protein involved in membrane lipid rafts), which yields MSTYLAAIDFTIIGFVIAGIAALIVVGIIFSFFSVWLRAWLAGAYVGFTELIAMRLRQVPYGMIVDARITAKKAGIEIPINDIEAHFLAGGNVIPTTQALIAAKKAGIELDWDRACAIDLATKGSGKSVVEAVRTSVDPKVIDCPNPATGRTTIDGVAKDGIQVKVRARVTVRTNLDRFVGGAKEETIIARVGEGIVTTIGSAESYKKVLESPDSISKVVLHRGLDVGTAFEILSIDIADVDVGENVGAQLQEAQAEANKNMAQAQAEIRRAAAVALEQEMVARVAEMKAKVVEAEAEVPLAMAEAFRNGRLGVMDYFRMENVKADTQMRGSISKGDGPNA from the coding sequence ATGAGCACTTATCTCGCCGCCATCGACTTCACCATCATCGGCTTCGTCATCGCCGGTATCGCCGCACTGATCGTCGTCGGCATCATCTTCTCCTTCTTCAGCGTCTGGCTGCGTGCCTGGCTGGCCGGTGCCTACGTGGGCTTCACGGAACTCATCGCCATGCGTCTGCGGCAGGTGCCCTACGGCATGATCGTGGACGCGCGCATCACCGCGAAGAAGGCCGGCATCGAGATTCCGATCAATGACATCGAGGCCCACTTCCTGGCGGGCGGCAATGTCATCCCCACCACCCAGGCGCTCATCGCCGCGAAAAAAGCCGGCATCGAGCTGGATTGGGACCGCGCCTGCGCCATCGACCTGGCGACGAAAGGTTCCGGCAAGAGCGTGGTGGAAGCCGTGCGCACCTCGGTGGACCCGAAGGTCATCGACTGCCCCAACCCCGCCACCGGCCGCACCACCATCGACGGTGTGGCGAAGGACGGCATCCAGGTGAAGGTCCGCGCGCGGGTGACCGTCCGCACGAACCTCGACCGCTTCGTCGGCGGTGCGAAGGAGGAAACCATCATTGCCCGGGTGGGTGAGGGTATCGTCACCACCATCGGCTCCGCGGAGAGCTATAAGAAGGTGCTCGAGTCCCCGGACAGCATTTCCAAGGTGGTGCTCCACCGCGGCCTGGACGTCGGCACCGCGTTCGAGATCCTTTCCATCGACATTGCGGACGTGGATGTCGGTGAGAACGTCGGCGCGCAGCTCCAGGAAGCCCAGGCGGAGGCGAACAAGAACATGGCCCAGGCCCAGGCGGAAATCCGCCGCGCCGCCGCCGTCGCGCTCGAGCAGGAAATGGTCGCCCGCGTCGCGGAAATGAAGGCGAAGGTCGTCGAGGCCGAGGCCGAAGTCCCTCTCGCCATGGCCGAGGCCTTCCGCAACGGACGTCTCGGCGTCATGGACTACTTCCGCATGGAGAACGTGAAGGCGGACACCCAGATGCGCGGCAGCATTTCCAAGGGAGACGGCCCGAACGCATAA
- a CDS encoding ATP-dependent Clp protease proteolytic subunit — translation MRNWIPKFCALLLAMTPGLGRADEAPPAKPAGPAKVVVIPVKEQIAPPELYILRRGLKEAIDNGVQTIVLDMDTPGGRVDVTFDMLKALEKFPGKTVTYINSNAISAGALISAGTDEIYFAPNGVIGAAAPVSGDGSDIDETMQAKMVSYLKARVRSLTDGKGYRAEVISAMIDLKSEFKIGDVVIKEKDELLSLTAQEAVKEYGEPPMPLLAAGIAENMDGLLDSLHGKGNWTVQRLEVTWSEKLAQYLTSIAPLLMAIGMVALFIEFKTPGFGFFGIAGGLLLAVVFLGHYVAGLSGHEPMLFFALGVILVAVEIFFFPGSIAFAVAGVALMLGSLVWSMADLWPSQPVEFTADVFLQPLVSVGIGVGLAVLIFILLLRFLPSGGPWGRLVLNAAVGGEPGGPRPLLAGGGASSASLVGESGVAVTALMPSGQVSIGGRRYEGRLAVGYAEAGTPVVVTRHGEFSLEVEVILS, via the coding sequence GTGAGGAACTGGATCCCGAAATTCTGCGCGCTGCTGCTGGCGATGACGCCAGGGCTGGGCCGTGCCGATGAGGCGCCGCCGGCGAAGCCCGCCGGACCGGCGAAAGTGGTGGTGATCCCGGTGAAGGAGCAGATCGCCCCGCCGGAGCTTTATATTCTCCGCCGCGGCCTGAAGGAGGCCATCGACAATGGCGTCCAGACCATCGTGCTGGACATGGACACCCCCGGCGGCCGGGTGGATGTGACCTTCGACATGCTGAAGGCGCTGGAAAAGTTTCCCGGGAAAACCGTCACCTACATCAACAGCAATGCGATCTCCGCCGGGGCGCTCATTTCCGCAGGCACGGATGAGATCTACTTCGCGCCGAATGGCGTGATCGGCGCGGCGGCCCCTGTCAGCGGGGACGGTTCGGACATCGACGAGACGATGCAGGCGAAGATGGTCAGCTACCTGAAGGCCCGCGTCCGCTCCCTGACCGACGGCAAAGGCTACCGGGCGGAGGTCATTTCCGCGATGATCGACCTGAAATCCGAGTTCAAGATCGGGGATGTCGTCATCAAGGAGAAGGACGAGCTGCTTTCCCTGACCGCCCAGGAAGCGGTGAAGGAATACGGCGAGCCGCCCATGCCGCTGCTGGCGGCGGGCATCGCGGAGAACATGGACGGTCTGCTCGACAGCCTCCATGGGAAAGGCAACTGGACGGTGCAGCGGCTGGAGGTCACTTGGTCGGAAAAGCTGGCGCAGTATCTGACCAGCATCGCGCCGCTGCTGATGGCCATCGGCATGGTCGCCCTGTTCATCGAGTTCAAGACGCCGGGCTTCGGATTTTTCGGCATCGCTGGCGGGTTGCTGCTGGCGGTGGTGTTCCTCGGCCACTACGTGGCGGGCCTTTCCGGCCATGAGCCGATGCTGTTTTTCGCGCTCGGGGTGATCCTGGTGGCGGTGGAAATCTTTTTCTTCCCCGGTTCCATCGCCTTCGCGGTGGCGGGGGTCGCGCTGATGCTTGGCTCCCTGGTGTGGTCGATGGCGGACCTGTGGCCCAGCCAGCCGGTCGAGTTCACGGCGGATGTGTTCCTGCAGCCGCTGGTGAGCGTGGGGATCGGCGTGGGTCTGGCGGTTCTCATTTTCATCCTGCTGCTGCGTTTCCTGCCGAGTGGCGGACCGTGGGGCAGGCTGGTGCTGAATGCCGCCGTGGGTGGTGAGCCGGGCGGCCCGCGGCCACTGCTGGCAGGCGGCGGCGCATCCTCCGCCTCCCTCGTCGGAGAGTCCGGCGTGGCTGTGACCGCCCTGATGCCGAGCGGCCAGGTGAGCATCGGCGGCAGACGCTATGAGGGACGGCTGGCGGTGGGCTACGCGGAGGCGGGCACCCCTGTGGTGGTCACCCGGCACGGCGAGTTCAGCCTGGAAGTGGAGGTGATCCTGTCATGA
- a CDS encoding helix-turn-helix transcriptional regulator, which yields MPSVSDMAEGFVLPENDVRGIVRLLGEVIAMRGNINVCRRRLMDGLCQLISADVWVWCMAEFDPRKPPSFLGLLHGGFTEKRFARYIEAINHPDMERISRPQSEELQQRGTHLTRTQKQLLKGSDCSLEASAAYPAWVRADIDVIMTSLRPMPGGGVSGVGVYRNLGRSQFGEREARICHILLSEVPWLHFQSFPGQEGREITRLFPRHRTVLNCLCEGWGRKKIADYLGISENTVNEYVKTVFLHFQVHSQAELIARVSTGDGGDRFQVGTPS from the coding sequence ATGCCATCCGTGAGTGACATGGCGGAGGGATTCGTGCTCCCGGAAAACGATGTCAGGGGGATCGTCCGCCTGCTGGGGGAGGTGATCGCGATGAGAGGGAACATCAACGTCTGCCGAAGGCGGCTGATGGACGGACTGTGTCAGCTCATTTCCGCCGACGTCTGGGTTTGGTGCATGGCGGAGTTCGATCCGCGCAAACCACCCTCTTTCCTGGGGTTGTTGCACGGGGGATTCACCGAAAAGCGGTTCGCACGCTACATCGAGGCGATCAACCACCCGGACATGGAGCGCATCAGCAGGCCGCAGTCGGAAGAGCTGCAACAGCGGGGGACCCATCTCACAAGAACCCAGAAACAGCTTCTGAAAGGGAGCGACTGTTCTCTGGAAGCTTCCGCCGCCTACCCGGCCTGGGTGCGGGCGGACATCGACGTCATCATGACCTCCCTCCGTCCCATGCCGGGAGGAGGGGTCAGCGGGGTGGGGGTGTACCGGAATCTCGGGCGTTCCCAGTTCGGGGAGCGGGAGGCCCGGATCTGCCACATCCTTCTCAGCGAAGTCCCGTGGTTGCACTTCCAGAGCTTCCCGGGCCAGGAGGGAAGGGAGATCACGCGGCTTTTCCCCCGCCACCGGACTGTGCTCAACTGCCTCTGCGAGGGTTGGGGCCGGAAGAAGATCGCCGACTACCTGGGCATTTCGGAAAACACGGTGAATGAATACGTGAAGACGGTCTTCCTGCATTTCCAGGTTCATTCCCAAGCGGAGCTGATCGCGCGTGTGTCGACCGGGGATGGCGGGGACCGCTTTCAAGTGGGGACTCCATCGTGA
- the carB gene encoding carbamoyl-phosphate synthase large subunit — MPKDTSIRKILVIGSGPIVIGQGCEFDYSGVQACKALKEEGYEVILVNSNPATIMTDPEFAHRTYIEPITPEVVEKIIAREKPDALLPTLGGQTALNTSMSLHKAGVLEKYNVRMIGAKPDAIDKGEDRQLFKEAMIKIGLDMPRSGIAHTMEEAKKVAEEIGTFPLIIRPAFTLGGQGGGIAYNREEYEEIIARGLDLSPVSEVLIDESLLGWKEYEMEVMRDRADNCVVICSIENLDPMGVHTGDSITVAPIQTLTDREYQIMRDASFAVIREIGVETGGSNIQFATCPKTGRMIVIEMNPRVSRSSALASKATGFPIAKIAAKLAVGYTLDELPNDITRETPASFEPTIDYVVTKIPRFTFEKFPLANPVLTTSMKSVGEAMSIGRTFKESMQKCLRSLETGRWGFGFDNKDPHAPSKDEITRKLQIPNAERIFWLQTAFLHGWTIDEVFAATQIDPWFLGHLKQIADEGAQLAEMDLRRAKKLGFSDRQIAKARAHSKAIHDVSIHGEKDQPAGAPPRAEPEPAVADIPTEDTIREERKFKGIIPTYRLVDTCAAEFEAYTPYFYSTYGDENEARDSDKKKIIILGGGPNRIGQGIEFDYCCVHAAFALKELGYETIMVNSNPETVSTDYDTSDKLFFEPLTLEDVLNICDQEKPHGVIVQFGGQTPLNLAADLERHGVPIIGTSPKSIELAEDRKFFSALLDKLNLKQADAGTAVNEEEAIVIANRIGYPVLVRPSFVLGGRGMMIVYSDAELSRYMREAVIASPERPVLVDRFLDNATEVDVDCISDGETSVVGAIMQHIEQAGIHSGDSACVIPAFSLSEEIKAEIVRAAKDLARELNVRGLMNIQFAVKDEQLYVIEVNPRASRTVPFVSKATGVSLAKLAAKVMVGHKLADMGYTETIIPPHFSVKEAVFPWNRFPGIDIVLGPEMKSTGEVMGIDADWGMAYAKSQISAFNPLPTEGNVFLSVSDRDKSRAVAVAKDLVALGFTICSTGGTHERLTEEGIPSKRVYKVAEQARPNVIDMMKNGEIQFIINTPASHESRADEILIRSTAIAQKISHATNLAAAEASVKAMRSLKSNELTVKCLQEYHVK, encoded by the coding sequence ATGCCCAAAGACACCTCGATCCGGAAAATTCTCGTCATCGGCTCCGGCCCCATCGTCATCGGACAAGGTTGTGAATTCGACTATTCCGGCGTCCAGGCCTGCAAGGCACTGAAGGAAGAAGGCTATGAGGTGATCCTCGTGAACTCGAATCCGGCGACGATCATGACGGACCCGGAATTCGCGCACCGCACTTACATCGAGCCGATTACGCCGGAAGTGGTTGAGAAGATCATCGCCCGGGAAAAGCCGGATGCCCTCCTCCCGACACTGGGCGGCCAGACGGCGCTCAACACCTCCATGTCCCTCCACAAGGCGGGCGTGCTGGAGAAATACAATGTCCGGATGATCGGCGCGAAGCCGGACGCGATCGACAAGGGCGAGGACCGCCAGCTTTTCAAGGAGGCGATGATCAAGATCGGCCTCGACATGCCGCGCTCCGGCATCGCCCACACGATGGAAGAGGCGAAGAAGGTGGCAGAGGAGATCGGCACGTTCCCGCTCATCATCCGCCCCGCCTTCACCCTCGGCGGCCAGGGCGGCGGCATCGCCTACAACCGCGAGGAGTATGAGGAAATCATCGCCCGCGGCCTGGACCTTTCCCCGGTTTCCGAAGTCCTGATCGATGAATCCCTGCTCGGCTGGAAGGAGTATGAGATGGAGGTCATGCGTGACCGCGCCGACAACTGCGTGGTCATCTGTTCCATCGAGAACCTCGACCCGATGGGCGTCCACACCGGCGACTCCATCACCGTCGCACCGATCCAGACCCTCACCGACCGCGAATACCAGATCATGCGGGACGCGTCCTTCGCCGTCATCCGCGAGATCGGCGTGGAGACCGGCGGCTCGAACATCCAGTTCGCCACCTGCCCGAAGACCGGTCGGATGATCGTCATCGAAATGAACCCGCGGGTTTCCCGCTCCTCCGCGCTCGCCTCGAAGGCGACCGGTTTCCCCATCGCCAAGATCGCGGCGAAGCTGGCCGTCGGCTACACGCTGGACGAGCTGCCGAACGACATCACCCGCGAGACCCCGGCTTCCTTCGAGCCGACCATCGACTACGTGGTGACGAAGATCCCGCGCTTCACCTTCGAAAAATTCCCGCTCGCCAACCCGGTCCTCACCACCTCGATGAAGTCGGTGGGTGAGGCGATGTCCATCGGCCGCACCTTCAAGGAGTCCATGCAGAAGTGCCTGCGCTCCCTGGAAACGGGCCGCTGGGGCTTCGGGTTCGACAACAAGGACCCGCACGCTCCTTCCAAGGACGAGATCACCCGCAAGCTGCAGATCCCGAACGCGGAGCGTATCTTCTGGCTGCAGACCGCCTTCCTCCACGGCTGGACCATCGACGAAGTCTTCGCCGCCACGCAGATCGACCCGTGGTTCCTGGGCCACCTGAAGCAGATCGCCGATGAAGGCGCGCAGCTCGCGGAAATGGACCTGCGCCGCGCGAAGAAGCTCGGCTTCTCCGACCGCCAGATCGCCAAGGCGCGCGCCCACTCGAAGGCCATCCACGACGTTTCCATCCACGGCGAAAAGGATCAGCCCGCCGGTGCGCCGCCGCGTGCCGAGCCTGAGCCAGCCGTCGCCGACATCCCGACGGAGGACACCATCCGCGAGGAGCGGAAGTTCAAGGGCATCATCCCGACCTACCGCCTGGTGGATACCTGCGCGGCGGAGTTCGAGGCCTACACGCCCTATTTCTACTCCACCTACGGTGACGAGAACGAAGCCCGCGACAGCGACAAGAAGAAGATCATCATCCTCGGCGGCGGTCCGAACCGCATCGGCCAGGGCATCGAGTTCGACTACTGTTGCGTCCACGCCGCCTTCGCGCTGAAGGAGCTGGGTTACGAGACCATCATGGTCAACTCCAACCCGGAAACCGTTTCCACCGACTACGACACTTCCGACAAGCTGTTCTTCGAGCCGCTCACGCTGGAAGACGTCCTCAACATCTGCGACCAGGAGAAACCTCACGGCGTCATCGTCCAGTTCGGCGGCCAGACCCCGCTGAACCTCGCCGCAGACCTGGAGCGCCACGGCGTGCCGATCATTGGCACCTCGCCGAAGTCGATCGAGCTGGCGGAGGACCGCAAGTTCTTCTCCGCGCTGCTCGACAAGCTCAACCTCAAGCAGGCCGACGCAGGCACCGCCGTCAATGAGGAGGAAGCCATCGTCATCGCCAACCGCATCGGCTACCCCGTGCTGGTCCGCCCGTCGTTCGTCCTCGGTGGCCGCGGCATGATGATCGTCTACAGCGACGCCGAACTTTCCCGCTACATGCGTGAGGCCGTCATCGCCTCCCCGGAGCGCCCGGTGCTGGTGGACCGCTTCCTCGACAATGCAACCGAGGTGGACGTCGATTGCATTTCCGACGGCGAGACCTCCGTGGTCGGCGCGATCATGCAGCACATCGAGCAGGCCGGCATCCACTCCGGTGACTCCGCCTGCGTCATCCCCGCCTTCTCGCTTTCCGAGGAGATCAAGGCGGAGATCGTCCGCGCCGCGAAGGACCTCGCCCGCGAGCTGAACGTCCGCGGCCTGATGAACATCCAGTTCGCCGTGAAGGATGAACAGCTCTACGTCATCGAGGTGAACCCACGCGCCTCACGGACCGTGCCGTTCGTTTCCAAGGCGACCGGCGTTTCGCTGGCAAAGCTGGCCGCGAAGGTCATGGTCGGCCACAAGCTGGCGGACATGGGCTACACGGAGACCATCATTCCACCGCACTTCAGCGTAAAGGAAGCCGTCTTCCCATGGAACCGCTTCCCGGGCATCGACATCGTGCTCGGCCCGGAAATGAAGTCGACCGGCGAGGTCATGGGCATCGACGCCGACTGGGGCATGGCCTACGCCAAGTCGCAGATCAGCGCCTTCAACCCGCTGCCGACCGAGGGCAACGTCTTCCTCTCCGTCTCCGACCGCGACAAGTCCCGCGCCGTCGCCGTGGCGAAGGATCTGGTTGCGCTGG